A single genomic interval of Acidovorax sp. 1608163 harbors:
- a CDS encoding urease subunit beta yields MIPGELITEPGEHLLNTGRRTLTLVVRNMADRPIQVGSHYHFAETNNALGFDRAAARGMRLNIASGTAVRFEPGQERTVELVDYAGERKVFGFQGLTHGAL; encoded by the coding sequence ATGATCCCTGGCGAACTCATCACCGAACCCGGCGAGCACCTGCTCAACACCGGCCGCCGCACCCTCACTCTGGTGGTGCGCAACATGGCCGACCGCCCCATCCAGGTCGGCTCGCACTACCACTTTGCAGAAACCAACAACGCCCTGGGCTTTGACCGCGCCGCCGCGCGCGGCATGCGGCTGAACATTGCGTCCGGCACCGCCGTGCGCTTTGAGCCCGGCCAGGAGCGCACCGTGGAGCTGGTGGACTACGCGGGTGAGCGCAAGGTGTTTGGCTTTCAGGGCCTGACACACGGCGCGCTCTAG
- the ureC gene encoding urease subunit alpha: MATIGRRAYAEMFGPTVGDRVRLADTELLLEVEADYTLRAGSYGEEVKFGGGKTIRDGMAQSQRTNAQGAVDTVLTNALVIDHTGIFKADIGLKAGRIAAIGKAGNPDTQPGVDIIIGPGTEVISCEGSIVTAGGIDSHIHFICPQQIEEALASGVTTMLGGGTGPATGTLATTCTSGPFNLERMLQAADAFPMNLGFLGKGNASLPDALHEQINAGAIGLKLHEDWGTTPAAISNCLDVAEATDTQVAIHSDTLNESGFVENTIAAVGGRGICAFHTEGAGGGHAPDILRVVGEDNFLPSSTNPTMPYTHNTLDEHVDMLMVCHHLDASIAEDLAFAESRIRKETIAAEDILHDLGAISMMSSDSQAMGRVGEVILRTWQTAHKMKVQRGWLPPTAGRDELAEILQRNDNFRIKRYVAKYTINPAIAHGIAHEVGSLEVGKWADLVIWKPAFFGVKPALILKGGLIAMAAMGDPNASIPTPQPVHYRPMFGAFGGAIAKTSLTFVSQAGLNAGIGERFGLRKTLSAVRNIRGIRKRDMVHNSYTPKMEVDAQTYSVRADGQLLTCEPATVLPMAQRYFLF; the protein is encoded by the coding sequence ATGGCAACCATTGGACGACGCGCCTACGCCGAAATGTTCGGCCCCACCGTGGGCGACCGCGTGCGCCTGGCCGACACCGAACTCCTTCTCGAAGTCGAGGCCGACTACACCCTGCGCGCAGGCAGCTATGGCGAAGAAGTGAAGTTTGGCGGCGGCAAAACCATCCGCGACGGCATGGCGCAAAGCCAGCGCACCAATGCACAAGGTGCGGTGGATACGGTGCTGACCAACGCCCTCGTCATTGACCACACCGGCATCTTCAAGGCCGACATTGGCCTCAAGGCAGGCCGCATCGCCGCCATCGGCAAGGCAGGCAACCCCGACACACAACCCGGCGTAGACATCATCATCGGCCCTGGCACCGAGGTCATCAGCTGCGAGGGCAGCATCGTCACCGCAGGCGGCATCGACAGCCACATCCACTTCATCTGCCCGCAGCAGATCGAAGAGGCCCTGGCCAGCGGCGTGACCACCATGCTGGGCGGCGGCACCGGCCCCGCCACGGGCACGCTGGCCACCACCTGCACGTCCGGCCCCTTCAATCTGGAGCGCATGCTGCAAGCGGCCGATGCCTTCCCCATGAACCTGGGCTTTTTGGGCAAAGGCAACGCCAGCCTGCCCGATGCGCTGCACGAGCAGATCAACGCGGGCGCCATTGGCCTCAAGCTCCACGAAGACTGGGGCACCACGCCGGCAGCCATCAGCAACTGCCTGGACGTGGCCGAAGCCACCGACACGCAGGTCGCCATCCACAGCGACACGCTCAACGAATCGGGCTTTGTGGAGAACACCATCGCCGCCGTGGGTGGGCGCGGCATCTGCGCCTTCCACACCGAAGGCGCGGGCGGCGGGCACGCCCCCGACATCCTGCGCGTGGTGGGCGAGGACAACTTCTTGCCATCGTCCACCAACCCCACCATGCCGTACACGCACAACACGCTGGACGAGCATGTGGACATGCTCATGGTGTGCCACCACCTCGATGCGAGCATTGCCGAAGACCTGGCCTTTGCCGAAAGCCGCATCCGCAAGGAGACCATCGCTGCCGAAGACATCCTGCACGACCTGGGCGCCATCAGCATGATGTCCAGCGACAGCCAGGCCATGGGCCGCGTGGGCGAAGTCATCCTGCGCACCTGGCAGACCGCGCACAAGATGAAGGTGCAGCGCGGCTGGCTGCCCCCCACTGCGGGCCGCGATGAGCTGGCCGAAATCCTGCAGCGCAACGACAACTTCCGCATCAAGCGCTACGTGGCCAAGTACACGATCAACCCCGCCATTGCGCACGGCATTGCCCATGAGGTGGGGTCGCTCGAAGTCGGCAAATGGGCCGACCTCGTGATCTGGAAGCCTGCGTTCTTTGGCGTGAAGCCTGCGCTCATCTTGAAAGGCGGGCTCATCGCCATGGCCGCCATGGGCGACCCAAACGCCTCCATCCCCACGCCCCAGCCCGTGCACTACCGCCCCATGTTCGGCGCGTTCGGCGGGGCCATTGCCAAGACCTCGCTCACCTTCGTGTCGCAGGCTGGTTTGAACGCTGGCATTGGCGAGCGCTTTGGCCTGCGCAAAACCTTGAGCGCAGTGCGCAACATCCGTGGCATCCGCAAGCGCGACATGGTGCACAACAGCTACACGCCCAAGATGGAAGTGGACGCGCAGACTTATTCGGTGCGCGCCGATGGCCAGTTGCTCACCTGCGAGCCTGCCACCGTGCTGCCCATGGCGCAGCGGTACTTTTTGTTCTGA
- a CDS encoding GNAT family N-acetyltransferase, producing MTTSAPTLQIRLDDLRDPRIEQFMEEHLQDMRATSPPESVHALDMARLRQPEIRFWTAWRPDDAADAPGRLVGTGALKHLEDGHAELKSMRTAASVRGQGVGRAVLEHILGQAVDLGYQRISLETGSQPFFEPAWQLYLRYGFADCAPFGSYRPDPHSRFMTRAL from the coding sequence ATGACGACCAGCGCCCCCACGCTACAGATCCGCCTGGACGACCTGCGCGACCCTCGCATCGAGCAATTCATGGAGGAGCACCTGCAAGACATGCGCGCCACCTCGCCCCCCGAAAGCGTGCACGCACTGGACATGGCCCGGCTGCGCCAGCCCGAAATCCGCTTCTGGACCGCCTGGCGGCCAGACGACGCTGCCGACGCCCCGGGCCGGCTGGTGGGCACAGGGGCACTCAAGCACCTAGAAGACGGACATGCCGAGTTGAAGTCTATGCGCACGGCGGCATCGGTGCGCGGCCAGGGCGTGGGCCGGGCCGTGCTGGAACACATCCTGGGCCAGGCCGTGGACCTGGGCTACCAGCGCATCAGCCTGGAGACGGGCAGCCAGCCGTTTTTTGAACCGGCCTGGCAGCTGTACCTGCGCTATGGCTTTGCCGACTGCGCACCGTTTGGCAGCTATCGCCCAGACCCGCACAGCCGCTTCATGACAAGAGCGCTGTAG
- the ureE gene encoding urease accessory protein UreE, whose amino-acid sequence MIQVSKILSQGHGLAPVLLKRASTVELDWDVRQKSRFAATDSAGRELGIFLPRGTLVRGGDVLVAEDGSMVRVIAAPQPVLVITHCQHHGTPFDLTRAAYHLGNRHVPIELQPDHLKIEPDHVLADMLRAMHLIVTEQSLPFEPEGGAYAAGHGGGHHHGGHGHGHGHEHGHDHDHPDAHSHDHGHSHDHSHASPPAATTAAPTRGRTVSIPVVAQGHVHGPHCNHDH is encoded by the coding sequence ATGATCCAGGTTTCCAAAATCCTCTCCCAAGGCCACGGCCTGGCCCCCGTGCTGCTCAAGCGCGCCTCCACCGTCGAGCTCGACTGGGACGTGCGCCAAAAAAGCCGCTTCGCCGCCACCGACTCGGCCGGGCGCGAGCTGGGCATCTTCCTGCCCCGTGGCACCCTGGTGCGCGGCGGCGATGTGCTGGTGGCCGAAGACGGCTCCATGGTCCGCGTGATCGCAGCGCCGCAGCCGGTGCTGGTCATCACCCACTGCCAACACCACGGCACCCCGTTTGACCTGACCCGCGCCGCCTACCACCTGGGCAACCGCCATGTGCCCATTGAGCTGCAGCCCGACCACCTCAAGATCGAGCCCGACCATGTGCTGGCCGACATGCTGCGCGCCATGCACCTCATCGTGACCGAGCAAAGCCTGCCGTTTGAGCCCGAAGGCGGTGCTTACGCTGCAGGCCATGGCGGCGGGCACCACCATGGGGGGCATGGGCATGGGCACGGACATGAGCACGGTCATGACCACGACCACCCCGATGCCCATTCGCACGACCATGGGCATAGCCACGACCACAGCCATGCAAGCCCTCCCGCTGCAACCACCGCAGCCCCCACCCGTGGGCGCACCGTGTCCATCCCGGTGGTCGCCCAAGGGCATGTGCACGGCCCCCACTGCAACCACGACCACTGA
- a CDS encoding urease accessory protein UreF, with the protein MRIDRPAPLPAASFLQLMWLASPALPVGGFSYSEGLESAIENAGLASEAAVGDWLLDQLYITQARGDMALIAKAVGAWRRADWAHVRELNDWVLHTRETSELRLQTEQMGRSMADWLRNQHQGDEALMPAVRHLAALPPTYPVAFALAASVTQAPVREVLLAYAFGWAENMVQAALKSMQLGQSAGQRILARLADAIPPAADHAAHLMDSERQAFSPMLAILSAQHEVQYSRLFRS; encoded by the coding sequence ATGCGCATCGACCGCCCCGCCCCCCTGCCCGCCGCCAGCTTTTTGCAGCTGATGTGGCTCGCCTCCCCCGCGCTGCCTGTGGGCGGGTTCTCGTATTCCGAAGGGCTGGAAAGCGCCATTGAAAACGCGGGCCTGGCCAGCGAAGCCGCCGTGGGCGACTGGCTGCTCGACCAGCTCTACATCACCCAGGCGCGCGGCGACATGGCCCTCATCGCCAAGGCCGTAGGCGCCTGGCGGCGCGCAGACTGGGCGCATGTGCGCGAACTCAACGACTGGGTGCTGCACACCCGCGAAACCAGCGAGCTGCGCCTGCAAACCGAGCAAATGGGCCGCTCCATGGCCGACTGGCTGCGCAACCAGCACCAGGGCGATGAGGCCCTGATGCCCGCCGTGCGCCACTTGGCCGCCTTGCCCCCCACCTACCCCGTGGCGTTTGCGCTGGCCGCATCCGTCACCCAAGCCCCGGTGCGCGAAGTGCTGCTGGCCTACGCCTTTGGCTGGGCAGAGAACATGGTGCAGGCCGCACTCAAGTCCATGCAGTTGGGCCAAAGCGCAGGCCAGCGCATCCTGGCCCGGCTGGCAGACGCCATTCCGCCCGCCGCAGACCACGCAGCGCACCTGATGGACAGCGAGCGCCAGGCTTTTTCGCCCATGCTGGCCATCCTGAGCGCCCAGCATGAAGTGCAATATTCAAGACTTTTTCGCTCCTAG
- a CDS encoding site-specific integrase encodes MPKRILEKTALEVSRLREDGVYAVGGAPGLQLQIIGGSRVWVFRYRFMHQRRRMGLGSYPAVSLAAARDAARQAIALRDSGIDPLKARADEREAARLANALRLEFDKAADAFITEHESTWRNAKHAQQWRNTLAAYVSPHFGQVAVSDVDQSHVLRALSPIWKTKTETATRVRGRIEQILDWATAHGHRTGPNPARWRGQLEHILANPDKVAPVKHRAAVPVAELPAAYQKIASIDGQSARALCFLILTAARSGEVRGMVWSEIDLESALWVIPAERMKANKEHRVPLSRQAVALLRTQHATREELVEHVFPSNRKGQLSDMALLALMRRHQLGAVPHGFRSTFRDWAGEMTHHPRDAVELCLAHTIDTKTEAAYRRGDMLEKRAAIMQEWADYACPIRSCKS; translated from the coding sequence ATGCCCAAGCGAATTTTGGAGAAAACGGCCCTTGAGGTGTCGCGGTTGCGCGAAGACGGCGTGTACGCCGTTGGCGGTGCCCCTGGGCTTCAGCTGCAGATCATTGGTGGTTCCCGCGTGTGGGTGTTCCGCTACCGATTCATGCACCAGAGGCGCCGCATGGGTCTTGGGAGTTATCCAGCCGTCAGTCTGGCCGCTGCGCGGGACGCAGCCCGCCAAGCCATCGCCCTGCGTGATTCCGGCATTGACCCATTGAAGGCGCGAGCAGACGAACGCGAAGCCGCGAGGCTGGCAAACGCACTGCGGCTGGAGTTTGACAAAGCCGCCGATGCCTTCATCACAGAGCATGAAAGCACCTGGCGCAACGCCAAGCACGCCCAGCAGTGGCGCAACACCCTTGCCGCTTATGTTTCCCCGCACTTTGGCCAAGTGGCCGTGTCGGATGTTGACCAATCCCACGTCCTGCGGGCCTTGTCGCCCATCTGGAAGACCAAAACCGAAACGGCAACGCGAGTGCGTGGGCGCATTGAACAGATTCTGGATTGGGCCACCGCCCACGGGCACCGCACCGGCCCCAACCCTGCGCGCTGGCGTGGCCAGCTTGAGCACATCCTGGCCAACCCCGACAAGGTGGCGCCGGTGAAGCACCGCGCAGCGGTGCCAGTGGCTGAACTGCCCGCCGCTTATCAGAAGATTGCCTCAATTGATGGGCAGAGCGCCCGCGCTCTGTGTTTCCTGATTCTGACCGCCGCCCGCTCGGGTGAGGTGCGCGGCATGGTGTGGAGTGAAATCGACTTGGAGTCAGCACTGTGGGTCATTCCCGCCGAACGGATGAAAGCCAACAAGGAACATCGCGTGCCCTTGTCTCGCCAGGCGGTAGCGCTTCTGCGCACGCAGCACGCCACGCGGGAGGAACTGGTGGAGCATGTTTTCCCCAGCAACCGCAAAGGCCAGCTTTCAGATATGGCGCTGCTGGCGCTCATGCGCAGGCACCAGCTCGGCGCGGTCCCGCACGGTTTCCGATCCACATTTAGAGACTGGGCGGGCGAAATGACGCATCACCCGCGCGATGCCGTGGAGCTATGCCTGGCCCATACCATCGACACGAAGACAGAGGCGGCTTACCGGCGTGGTGACATGCTTGAAAAACGCGCTGCCATCATGCAAGAATGGGCTGACTATGCATGCCCAATCCGGAGCTGCAAAAGTTAG
- a CDS encoding integron integrase translates to MKPASPPVLRATRLLDQVRERIRYKHYSLRTEQAYVQWVRMFVKWHGLRHPRDMGQLEIEGFLAMLANERRVAAATHNQALSALLFLYREVLGMDLPWLDGVQRPRTPKRIPSVLTVDEVAALLLALPTDIALLARLLYGTGMRLMEGLRLRVKDVDFDRGVVVVRQAKGDKDRVVMLPRSLAAELRQQVLAARALWEQDRQAQCGGVDVPHALETKYPGVGQRWGWFWVFPASSLSVDPRTGVWRRHHVYEERLQRALKKAVAQAGICKPVSVHTLRHSFATHLLQSGTDIRTVQELLGHSDVSTTMIYTHVLKVAAAGTASPLDSLALQLRPA, encoded by the coding sequence ATGAAACCCGCCTCCCCTCCTGTGTTGCGCGCCACACGGTTGCTGGACCAGGTCCGTGAGCGAATTCGTTACAAGCACTATAGCCTGCGCACCGAACAGGCATACGTGCAGTGGGTGCGCATGTTCGTGAAATGGCACGGCTTGCGGCATCCACGAGACATGGGGCAGCTAGAAATCGAAGGTTTTCTAGCCATGTTGGCTAACGAGCGGCGGGTGGCGGCTGCCACACACAACCAAGCGTTGAGTGCACTGCTATTCCTCTACCGCGAGGTGTTGGGCATGGACCTGCCATGGCTCGATGGCGTGCAGCGCCCGCGCACGCCCAAGCGCATTCCTTCGGTTTTGACGGTAGATGAGGTGGCTGCTCTGCTATTGGCGCTGCCGACCGATATAGCCTTGCTGGCCCGACTGCTGTACGGTACCGGCATGCGGCTGATGGAAGGCCTGCGCTTGCGGGTCAAGGACGTAGATTTTGACCGTGGGGTGGTCGTGGTACGGCAAGCCAAGGGCGACAAGGATCGGGTTGTGATGCTGCCGCGCAGCCTGGCAGCCGAGCTGCGCCAACAGGTGCTGGCTGCACGCGCGCTGTGGGAGCAAGACCGGCAAGCGCAGTGCGGTGGCGTGGACGTTCCGCATGCATTGGAGACCAAATACCCCGGCGTGGGGCAGCGCTGGGGATGGTTCTGGGTGTTCCCCGCTTCGTCCCTGTCGGTGGACCCTCGCACGGGTGTTTGGCGGCGGCATCACGTCTATGAGGAGCGATTGCAGCGCGCACTGAAGAAGGCTGTGGCACAGGCGGGCATTTGCAAACCCGTTTCTGTGCACACCTTGCGCCACAGCTTCGCCACGCACTTGTTGCAGTCGGGCACCGACATTCGCACGGTGCAGGAGTTGCTGGGGCACTCGGATGTGAGTACGACGATGATCTATACCCATGTCCTGAAAGTCGCTGCCGCAGGAACCGCCAGCCCGTTGGACTCCTTGGCCTTGCAGCTGCGGCCTGCCTGA
- a CDS encoding AlpA family transcriptional regulator has translation MGQIILNKAQLLEELDIVENTLRALIESKGFPPPRKMGAKLFWLVAEVVAWLQGCPNAWVVNVGPEPD, from the coding sequence ATGGGCCAGATCATTTTGAACAAGGCCCAGCTGTTGGAGGAGCTGGACATTGTGGAAAACACGCTGCGGGCCCTAATCGAGTCGAAAGGGTTTCCACCGCCTCGGAAGATGGGCGCGAAGCTATTTTGGCTGGTGGCTGAGGTGGTGGCCTGGCTGCAGGGGTGCCCAAATGCATGGGTCGTGAATGTTGGACCGGAGCCAGATTAA
- a CDS encoding DUF4406 domain-containing protein, which translates to MRIYVAGPMSGHPDLNFPAFHAAAAELRAQGHHVENPAEINADPKTQWLDCMRMDIARLVTCDAVYLLPGWEKSRGAKVEHGLAVGLGFQVIHAQEG; encoded by the coding sequence ATGCGGATTTACGTTGCAGGCCCGATGAGTGGCCACCCTGACCTGAACTTTCCGGCGTTCCACGCTGCAGCAGCAGAACTGCGCGCGCAAGGTCATCACGTAGAGAACCCGGCCGAAATCAACGCCGACCCCAAGACGCAGTGGCTGGACTGCATGCGCATGGACATTGCGCGGCTGGTGACCTGCGATGCCGTGTACCTGCTGCCGGGCTGGGAGAAGTCGCGCGGTGCGAAGGTGGAGCACGGCCTGGCGGTGGGCCTGGGATTTCAAGTCATACACGCACAGGAGGGCTGA
- a CDS encoding replication endonuclease — protein sequence MPTIPRKLPNSSLEDWNKNKPTPHMARQHLERVIRCAPASWQAAVRERLAPVAPPMLAVNKTDREWLQEPPEWAQAWDMLQAIAQYEDRFGAASLWNLDDFAICEMAKKLAGEADELDALAIGQGASLAERVDSIRLLVRCVGLVEDKPIKGEPAIKRAQDAAWWRKRLRVHVARVSEGGNIGMCRVHKGLGGYVSHDGLARRQAQVKRNAEALGRTLFRNEAGQVYTLRELAELGTANPIVRGGELMTRIRGAEEYADARGHVGLFLTLTLPSKFHPVKLGSGGRPVPNKKYSGATPRDGQLWLREMWAKTRAALARKGVKMYGLRVAEPHHDATPHWHALIWAEDEAGALAIEEKVRHYWLSEDGDERGAQENRVNIKRMVKGGAAGYVAKYIAKSVGHLALAEHQDVVEGQQIAMDFGATDARDVKESGAGHRRVDAWAAHWGIRQFQTIGMPSVTVWRELRRVSGDQLELFAQEGDRATVRAFHACHRNGEIRADWRIFMEAMGGHALPRKQWHLRTAHRTPEAGQVNKYGEDVTVGRIVGLQPQQGRMCGRWLVSRRIAWAPVVDEVAIAAHAADSEAAAGQGQSDGKATARAALPRPWTGFNNCTARITRELIRELVPPSPHFKEDWCKPEMVAQFRALRAMQSTEAWH from the coding sequence ATGCCCACGATTCCACGCAAGCTGCCCAACTCCAGCCTGGAAGACTGGAACAAGAACAAGCCCACGCCGCACATGGCGCGGCAGCATCTTGAGCGGGTCATCCGGTGCGCCCCCGCAAGCTGGCAGGCTGCGGTGCGCGAGCGCCTTGCGCCTGTGGCGCCGCCCATGCTGGCAGTGAACAAGACGGATCGGGAATGGCTGCAAGAGCCGCCCGAGTGGGCGCAGGCGTGGGACATGCTGCAGGCCATTGCCCAGTACGAAGACCGCTTTGGCGCTGCTTCGCTGTGGAATCTGGATGACTTCGCCATCTGCGAGATGGCCAAGAAGCTGGCAGGCGAGGCCGACGAACTGGACGCGCTGGCCATTGGCCAGGGTGCCAGCCTGGCTGAGCGGGTGGACTCCATCCGGCTGCTTGTGCGTTGCGTGGGGCTTGTCGAGGACAAACCGATCAAGGGCGAGCCCGCCATAAAGCGGGCACAGGACGCCGCATGGTGGCGCAAGCGCCTGCGCGTGCACGTGGCGCGCGTGTCGGAGGGCGGCAATATTGGCATGTGCCGAGTGCACAAGGGGCTGGGCGGCTATGTCAGCCATGATGGGCTGGCCCGCCGCCAAGCGCAGGTGAAGCGCAACGCCGAGGCGCTGGGCCGCACGCTGTTTCGCAATGAGGCCGGCCAGGTCTACACGCTGCGCGAGCTGGCCGAACTGGGCACAGCTAACCCCATCGTGCGCGGTGGCGAGCTGATGACGCGGATCAGAGGCGCGGAGGAATACGCGGATGCCCGAGGGCATGTGGGCCTGTTCCTCACCTTGACGCTGCCAAGCAAGTTCCACCCGGTGAAGCTGGGAAGCGGTGGCCGCCCGGTGCCCAACAAGAAGTATTCAGGCGCAACGCCGCGCGATGGCCAGCTGTGGCTGCGCGAAATGTGGGCCAAGACGCGCGCAGCGCTGGCGCGCAAGGGCGTGAAGATGTACGGCCTGCGTGTGGCCGAGCCGCACCACGACGCCACACCGCACTGGCACGCGCTGATCTGGGCCGAGGACGAAGCCGGGGCGCTGGCCATTGAAGAAAAGGTGCGCCATTACTGGCTGAGCGAAGACGGCGACGAACGCGGCGCGCAGGAAAACCGCGTGAACATCAAACGCATGGTGAAGGGCGGCGCCGCTGGCTATGTGGCGAAGTACATCGCCAAGAGCGTGGGTCACCTCGCCCTGGCTGAGCACCAAGACGTGGTGGAAGGTCAGCAGATCGCTATGGACTTTGGCGCTACCGACGCACGCGACGTGAAGGAATCGGGCGCAGGCCACCGCCGCGTGGACGCCTGGGCCGCGCACTGGGGAATCCGCCAGTTTCAAACCATCGGCATGCCCAGCGTTACGGTGTGGCGAGAGCTGCGCCGTGTGTCTGGTGACCAGCTGGAGCTGTTCGCGCAGGAAGGTGACCGGGCAACCGTGCGCGCTTTTCATGCCTGCCACCGGAATGGCGAGATTCGTGCGGACTGGCGCATCTTTATGGAAGCCATGGGCGGCCACGCCCTGCCACGCAAGCAGTGGCATTTGCGCACAGCGCACCGCACGCCAGAGGCTGGCCAGGTCAACAAATACGGCGAGGACGTGACTGTGGGCCGCATCGTGGGCCTGCAGCCACAGCAGGGGCGCATGTGCGGGCGCTGGCTGGTGAGCCGCCGCATTGCCTGGGCGCCCGTGGTGGATGAGGTTGCCATTGCCGCACATGCGGCGGATTCCGAAGCTGCAGCAGGCCAAGGGCAGAGCGATGGCAAGGCCACGGCCCGCGCGGCTTTGCCGCGCCCTTGGACTGGTTTCAATAACTGTACGGCCCGCATCACGCGGGAGCTGATTCGGGAGCTTGTACCCCCAAGCCCCCACTTCAAAGAGGACTGGTGCAAGCCTGAAATGGTGGCCCAGTTCCGCGCATTGCGCGCCATGCAGTCCACGGAGGCGTGGCACTGA
- a CDS encoding S24 family peptidase codes for MNYIITGRRTTGALTGPAPAPAGDADTIRIPLFSATGSMGKGNDLITEDVLMGEIPVSRHWLALNVPRSRPEALQLVHAYGDSMQGTLNSGDFAIVDTDCQVADIDGVYVLQANGQLFIKRVTRRIDGAHVITSDNPSVRTVDVLDGSQPVRICGRVVYGWNGRRF; via the coding sequence GTGAACTACATCATCACCGGCCGCCGCACTACAGGCGCTCTGACAGGGCCAGCACCAGCCCCGGCAGGAGACGCAGACACCATCCGCATCCCCTTGTTCAGCGCCACCGGCAGCATGGGCAAGGGCAATGACCTCATCACCGAAGACGTGCTGATGGGTGAGATTCCTGTGTCGCGCCACTGGCTGGCGCTCAACGTGCCCCGCTCCCGGCCCGAGGCGCTGCAACTGGTGCACGCCTACGGCGACAGCATGCAGGGCACCCTGAATTCAGGCGACTTCGCCATTGTGGATACCGACTGCCAGGTGGCCGACATTGACGGCGTGTACGTGCTGCAGGCCAATGGCCAGCTGTTCATCAAGCGTGTGACGCGCCGCATTGATGGCGCCCATGTCATCACCAGCGACAACCCCAGCGTGCGCACGGTGGATGTGTTGGATGGCAGCCAGCCGGTGCGCATCTGCGGGCGAGTGGTGTATGGTTGGAACGGACGGCGTTTCTAG
- a CDS encoding ParB N-terminal domain-containing protein has translation MATQKKAPNQSAARSEALPVHQLTFDSENPRFPKEIASGPTDKLLERFIRDERLQEIVDSIGNHGFFPGEPLLVVSAEEKDEFGDDLFKVVEGNRRLAALKLLSGELTPPSGRTNIAEAIEKAEFRPQKVPCLIFDNEQEVLRYLGFRHITGVKAWGALQKARYAARLWETYKNKPLDEGLKLLAKEIGSRSDYVGQMLTSLAIYDRAEKSKFFGLDLSPDDIEFSVLSTALSYANITDYLNLDSRTDLRLKGIDDKATQDLFDWLFVSTNKQKPVVSESRDLRKLAAIVNSADAVKELKANRQLNEAYELSKGPEVALADLLRVANLKINSALSMVWKANSVSEQHELLAMQISKAARALLNEIQESVASGNSQVAKSKKTTARKAD, from the coding sequence ATGGCAACCCAAAAAAAGGCCCCAAACCAAAGTGCCGCCCGTAGTGAAGCGCTGCCTGTTCATCAGCTAACTTTTGATTCGGAAAACCCCCGTTTCCCGAAGGAAATTGCAAGCGGTCCGACAGATAAGTTACTCGAAAGATTTATTCGTGATGAGCGTTTGCAAGAGATAGTTGACTCTATTGGAAATCACGGATTTTTTCCTGGTGAACCGCTTTTGGTTGTCAGCGCGGAAGAAAAAGATGAATTCGGCGATGATTTGTTTAAGGTTGTAGAAGGAAATCGGCGTCTTGCTGCCCTGAAGCTTCTTTCCGGGGAGCTGACACCGCCCAGCGGGCGAACAAATATTGCGGAAGCAATTGAGAAGGCTGAATTTCGCCCGCAAAAAGTTCCATGCTTAATATTTGATAATGAGCAAGAAGTTCTGCGCTATTTGGGTTTCCGTCATATTACTGGGGTGAAAGCATGGGGAGCTCTCCAAAAAGCTCGGTATGCGGCCCGCCTTTGGGAAACCTACAAGAATAAGCCCCTTGATGAGGGGCTTAAGTTGCTTGCCAAAGAAATCGGTAGCAGATCAGACTACGTCGGTCAAATGCTTACATCCCTGGCGATATATGATCGTGCAGAGAAAAGCAAGTTTTTTGGTCTTGATCTTTCACCGGATGATATCGAGTTTTCTGTTCTTAGCACAGCACTTAGCTATGCCAATATTACCGATTATCTGAATCTTGATTCTCGAACAGATTTAAGGCTGAAGGGTATTGATGATAAGGCAACACAAGACCTTTTTGACTGGCTTTTTGTCTCAACCAATAAGCAAAAACCCGTTGTTAGTGAGTCGCGCGACCTTCGCAAGCTAGCTGCCATTGTTAATTCGGCAGACGCTGTTAAAGAACTCAAGGCTAATCGCCAGCTTAACGAAGCATATGAATTGAGCAAAGGGCCTGAGGTTGCTTTGGCTGATCTGTTGCGTGTTGCCAATCTGAAAATCAATTCAGCATTGAGTATGGTTTGGAAAGCGAATTCAGTTTCCGAGCAGCATGAGTTACTTGCCATGCAGATAAGCAAGGCGGCTCGAGCCTTGCTAAATGAGATCCAAGAATCGGTTGCCTCTGGAAATTCGCAGGTCGCCAAAAGCAAAAAGACCACTGCACGAAAGGCAGACTAA